From the genome of Pseudomonadota bacterium, one region includes:
- a CDS encoding SDR family oxidoreductase, with protein MHILLSGASGFLGSACVDLLRRFPEIELSVVRSSRVECVLPLGSREITLLDPTDYSALEKGLGARTPTHIMHLGGVSSPSACEQDPTLAYRGNVEFTKTLVRYAKQTAAHISLVSTDLVFDGARAPPGGFDETATPLPLSHYSRSKVAAEVETLSYHKGCVVRLALLYGHSFSKSRGVLGWMEETLLAREQLILFIDEYRSPIHVADAASSLFEISRLSLTGVWHCGGPTRMSRVEFGIAIAETLGYNSGYIQPTWRAEAPSLPLRPEDVTLNSSKLSALLGFIPRPVREALIEE; from the coding sequence ATGCACATACTTCTGTCAGGCGCCTCCGGCTTCCTGGGTAGCGCCTGTGTTGATCTACTACGAAGGTTCCCTGAGATAGAGCTCTCAGTCGTTAGATCATCGCGCGTTGAGTGTGTATTACCGCTCGGCTCGCGCGAGATAACTCTACTCGACCCAACCGATTACTCGGCACTTGAAAAGGGGCTCGGCGCACGTACCCCAACCCATATTATGCATCTCGGGGGTGTTTCCTCACCATCCGCATGCGAGCAGGATCCGACCCTAGCATACCGCGGCAACGTAGAGTTCACTAAAACCCTCGTGCGCTACGCTAAACAAACCGCCGCACATATAAGCCTAGTATCAACCGATCTGGTCTTTGATGGAGCCAGGGCGCCTCCGGGCGGTTTTGATGAAACAGCCACCCCACTGCCACTCTCTCACTACAGCAGATCTAAGGTAGCCGCCGAGGTTGAAACCCTCTCCTATCACAAGGGGTGCGTAGTACGGTTGGCGCTGCTCTATGGGCACTCATTCTCAAAATCCAGAGGCGTACTTGGCTGGATGGAGGAGACCCTGCTCGCGCGCGAGCAACTGATTCTATTTATAGATGAGTACCGATCCCCGATTCATGTGGCAGATGCGGCTAGCTCTCTCTTTGAGATATCGCGCCTTAGCCTTACCGGAGTATGGCACTGTGGGGGCCCTACTAGGATGTCACGGGTAGAGTTCGGCATAGCTATAGCGGAAACGCTCGGCTACAATAGCGGATATATACAACCAACCTGGCGTGCTGAGGCCCCCTCGCTTCCGCTCCGACCTGAGGATGTGACCCTAAACTCAAGTAAGCTATCGGCACTACTAGGATTTATCCCACGTCCTGTGCGTGAAGCTCTGATTGAGGAATAA
- a CDS encoding flagellar hook protein FlgE has protein sequence MRLESALNTSREGLSAHGQAIAVVGDNIANASTPGFKRGRAEFRDIMGEIPDSSNSEVVSGSGDGVSIGRTRQNFETGALDITGRALDVALTGNGFFLVGDVENPLFTRMGTFQVSTDGFLTTSAGLPVLGYQGADTTTLTSIDMNKVNIEAQATTNLQLFGNIDGTQINATPPPAGSSFKEISTAASFVASQGIFDSLGQRHDVTLCFFKGAGNQWTVQSYVNGSDTGAGVDVPVLVGQATLAFNPVGRIDEANAAAAAINGTINWANGAAASPITIDLKSFTQYAGGSLVTNAVQDGRGAGEISSYEFDTNGGIYAILDTGERAQVGSLPVAIFQNVDGLERSGSSVYSRTIDTGEMQLGIPGRGARGGLKGAALESSNVDIANQFVDLVIYQRGYQANSQVLSAASDILKGTIALIR, from the coding sequence ATGAGACTAGAATCAGCGCTCAATACCAGCAGGGAGGGACTCTCTGCACATGGCCAGGCTATCGCCGTTGTGGGCGATAATATAGCCAACGCCAGCACCCCAGGCTTTAAGCGAGGACGGGCGGAGTTCCGCGATATTATGGGAGAGATTCCAGATTCCAGTAACTCTGAGGTGGTGTCAGGATCTGGGGACGGCGTTTCTATCGGCAGAACCCGACAGAACTTTGAAACCGGCGCCCTCGATATAACCGGGCGCGCGCTTGATGTGGCGCTAACCGGAAATGGATTTTTTCTGGTAGGTGATGTGGAGAATCCTCTCTTTACTAGGATGGGTACATTTCAGGTTAGCACCGATGGATTTTTAACCACCTCGGCTGGATTGCCAGTGCTTGGTTATCAGGGGGCAGACACTACAACCTTAACGTCGATCGACATGAATAAGGTGAATATTGAGGCGCAAGCAACTACGAACCTGCAGCTTTTTGGAAATATCGATGGAACACAGATTAATGCAACTCCCCCACCAGCTGGTTCAAGCTTTAAGGAGATCAGTACTGCAGCCTCATTTGTGGCTTCTCAGGGTATCTTTGATTCACTCGGACAACGACACGATGTAACTTTGTGCTTCTTTAAAGGTGCGGGAAATCAGTGGACCGTTCAATCTTATGTGAACGGATCTGATACCGGAGCCGGAGTTGATGTGCCGGTACTTGTCGGACAGGCGACGTTAGCCTTCAATCCGGTTGGTAGGATAGATGAGGCTAATGCCGCTGCTGCTGCTATCAACGGCACTATTAATTGGGCGAACGGTGCTGCCGCAAGTCCAATCACTATAGATCTAAAGTCCTTTACACAGTACGCAGGTGGATCGCTTGTTACCAATGCCGTTCAAGATGGGCGGGGTGCGGGTGAGATTAGCTCCTATGAGTTCGATACGAACGGTGGAATCTACGCCATTCTTGACACTGGAGAACGCGCCCAAGTAGGTTCATTGCCGGTTGCAATCTTTCAGAACGTAGATGGCCTGGAGCGCAGCGGTAGCTCAGTATATTCCCGTACCATCGATACTGGGGAGATGCAGCTTGGAATACCTGGGCGCGGCGCGCGGGGCGGATTAAAGGGAGCAGCACTTGAGAGCTCAAACGTAGATATCGCAAATCAGTTCGTTGATCTTGTGATCTATCAACGTGGTTACCAGGCTAATTCACAGGTGTTGTCAGCAGCCAGTGATATTCTTAAGGGAACTATCGCTCTGATCCGATAA